From the genome of Halomonas sp. MCCC 1A13316, one region includes:
- the fadA gene encoding acetyl-CoA C-acyltransferase FadA, translated as MSLNPRDIVVVDGVRTAMAKAKNGAFRNVRAENLSAAVMQALFDRNAGLDPAEVDDVIWGCVNQTLEQAMNIARNAAIMTGIPRTVPAQTVNRLCGSSMTALHIAAANIKAGMGDFYVIGGVEHMEHVPMAHGVDVNPAASKYAAKAAMMMGLTAELLGKMHGVTREEQDKFGVRSHQRAYAANQQGYFDNEIVGIEGHDERGFRTLFKHDEVVRIDASLEEMAKLKPVFDPRSGTVSAGTSSALSVGASAMAVMSYERAQALGLEPIARVLSTGVAGCDASIMGYGPVPASKKALKAAGLSSEDIQTVELNEAFAAQAIPVLKDLGFLDAMDEKVNLNGGAIALGHPLGCSGSRICTTLLNVMQQQDTTLGLATMCIGMGQGVATVFERLR; from the coding sequence ATGAGTTTGAATCCGAGAGACATCGTGGTGGTTGATGGCGTTCGTACTGCCATGGCCAAGGCCAAGAACGGTGCCTTCCGCAACGTGCGCGCAGAGAACCTCTCCGCCGCGGTGATGCAGGCGCTGTTCGATCGCAACGCGGGCCTCGACCCGGCGGAAGTCGATGACGTTATCTGGGGCTGCGTCAACCAGACCCTTGAGCAAGCGATGAATATCGCCCGCAACGCGGCCATCATGACCGGCATTCCACGCACGGTGCCGGCCCAGACGGTCAATCGTCTGTGCGGCTCTTCCATGACCGCGCTGCATATCGCCGCGGCCAACATCAAGGCCGGCATGGGCGACTTCTACGTCATCGGCGGCGTCGAGCACATGGAGCATGTGCCCATGGCGCACGGCGTCGACGTCAACCCGGCGGCCAGCAAGTATGCCGCCAAGGCGGCCATGATGATGGGGCTGACCGCCGAGCTGCTGGGCAAGATGCACGGCGTGACCCGCGAGGAGCAGGACAAGTTCGGTGTGCGTTCTCATCAGCGCGCCTATGCGGCCAACCAGCAGGGCTACTTCGACAACGAGATCGTCGGCATCGAAGGGCATGATGAACGCGGATTCCGCACGCTGTTCAAGCACGACGAGGTAGTGCGCATCGATGCCAGTCTCGAGGAGATGGCCAAGCTCAAGCCAGTCTTCGATCCGCGCAGCGGCACGGTATCGGCGGGGACTTCCTCGGCGCTTTCCGTGGGTGCCTCGGCGATGGCCGTGATGAGCTACGAGCGTGCCCAGGCGCTGGGTCTCGAGCCCATCGCCAGGGTGCTCTCCACCGGCGTAGCGGGCTGCGATGCTTCGATCATGGGCTACGGCCCGGTGCCGGCCTCCAAGAAGGCACTCAAGGCTGCCGGATTGTCGTCCGAGGACATCCAGACCGTCGAGCTCAACGAGGCCTTTGCCGCCCAGGCGATCCCGGTACTCAAGGACCTCGGTTTTCTCGACGCCATGGACGAGAAGGTCAACCTCAACGGTGGCGCCATCGCCTTGGGTCACCCGCTGGGCTGCTCGGGGTCGCGTATTTGCACCACGCTACTCAACGTGATGCAGCAGCAGGACACCACCCTGGGGCTCGCCACCATGTGTATCGGCATGGGGCAGGGAGTGGCCACGGTTTTCGAGCGCTTGAGATAA
- a CDS encoding YbhB/YbcL family Raf kinase inhibitor-like protein has product MAFALSDMQLESSAFEAHDAIPRRYSGEGNDVSPALSWRDAPEGTKGYAIICHDPDAPLVQHGSYGFVHWLLYNLPGSTTSLPEGASDGTSGKNDFGKVGYGGPMPPEDHGVHHYYFWVLALDKPTDLPEGLGLEELLKQLEPHLLGMNRLIGTYRRV; this is encoded by the coding sequence ATGGCCTTTGCACTTTCGGACATGCAGTTGGAGAGCTCTGCTTTCGAGGCGCATGACGCCATTCCCCGCCGCTATTCGGGAGAGGGCAATGACGTATCCCCGGCGCTGAGCTGGCGCGATGCTCCCGAGGGTACCAAGGGGTATGCCATCATCTGCCATGACCCCGATGCGCCCCTCGTCCAGCACGGCAGCTACGGCTTCGTGCACTGGCTGCTCTACAACCTTCCCGGCTCAACGACCTCCCTGCCCGAAGGTGCCAGCGACGGCACGAGTGGCAAGAACGATTTCGGCAAGGTCGGCTACGGGGGGCCGATGCCTCCCGAGGACCACGGTGTGCACCATTATTACTTCTGGGTGCTGGCGCTCGACAAGCCGACCGACCTTCCGGAGGGGCTGGGGCTCGAGGAGTTGCTCAAACAGCTCGAACCGCACCTACTGGGCATGAATCGACTGATCGGCACCTATCGTCGCGTCTGA
- a CDS encoding universal stress protein, translating into MSNEYRHILVAVDLTKDSHKVLERALQIAERNQAKLSIMHTLEPLGFAYGGDIPMDLTSIQDQLDEHAKQRLSEIADPHVTKENQHVLVGMPDTEIHRFAAENGVDLIVVGSHGRHGFALLLGSTSTGVLHGAQCDVLAVRVGNKGETAE; encoded by the coding sequence ATGAGCAATGAATACCGTCATATCCTGGTCGCCGTCGACCTGACCAAGGATTCCCACAAAGTGCTGGAGCGTGCCTTGCAGATCGCCGAGCGCAACCAGGCCAAGCTGTCGATCATGCATACGCTCGAACCGCTAGGCTTCGCCTATGGTGGCGATATCCCCATGGACCTCACCAGCATCCAGGATCAGTTGGACGAGCATGCCAAGCAGCGTCTGTCCGAGATCGCCGACCCTCACGTGACCAAGGAGAACCAGCACGTCCTGGTGGGCATGCCCGACACCGAGATCCATCGCTTCGCCGCAGAGAATGGCGTCGATCTGATCGTGGTTGGCTCTCATGGCCGGCACGGCTTTGCCCTGCTGCTCGGCTCCACCTCCACCGGCGTCCTTCACGGCGCCCAGTGCGATGTGCTCGCGGTACGAGTGGGCAACAAGGGCGAAACGGCAGAATAG
- the thpD gene encoding ectoine hydroxylase, with translation MKHDVQDLFPTRLERKLGMFERIDPVVYTEGAARSNGPLSEEQVSEYEEKGFLSFEGFFDREEMEAFIEELREYEEDEDLKLSEGTILEPGREEIRSIFGIHEISERFSRLTRDPRLLAMVEQLLGEGVYIHQSRINYKPGFKGKGFDWHSDFETWHSEDGMPRMRSLSCSIVLTDNGEYNGPLMLIPGSHKYFVPCVGRTPTDNYKESLKSQDVGVPDNASLRELMLKGEIEAPKGPAGTLVMFECNTMHGSNTNMSCWPRSNLFFVYNSVDNGLMNPFCGNRPRPEFLANRTDWNPLEPVG, from the coding sequence ATGAAACATGATGTACAGGATCTATTTCCTACGCGATTGGAACGCAAACTTGGCATGTTCGAGCGTATTGACCCCGTCGTCTACACTGAGGGGGCAGCGCGTAGTAACGGACCGCTGAGCGAGGAGCAGGTTAGCGAATACGAGGAGAAAGGGTTCCTTTCTTTCGAAGGCTTCTTCGACCGTGAAGAGATGGAGGCCTTCATTGAGGAATTGCGTGAGTACGAAGAAGATGAAGACCTCAAGCTCTCGGAAGGCACCATCCTTGAGCCGGGGCGAGAGGAGATCCGCTCCATCTTCGGTATCCATGAAATTTCCGAGCGCTTCAGCCGCTTGACCCGCGATCCGCGGCTGCTGGCCATGGTCGAGCAGCTGCTCGGTGAAGGCGTGTACATTCACCAATCGCGCATCAATTACAAGCCCGGCTTCAAGGGCAAGGGCTTCGACTGGCATTCCGACTTCGAGACCTGGCACAGTGAGGACGGCATGCCGCGCATGCGTTCGCTGAGCTGCTCCATCGTGCTGACCGACAATGGCGAGTACAACGGACCGTTGATGCTCATTCCCGGCTCGCACAAGTATTTCGTTCCTTGTGTGGGCCGCACGCCGACCGATAACTACAAGGAGTCCCTCAAGAGCCAGGATGTTGGCGTGCCCGACAATGCCAGCCTGCGTGAGCTGATGCTGAAAGGGGAAATCGAGGCGCCGAAGGGGCCTGCAGGCACCTTGGTCATGTTCGAATGCAATACCATGCACGGTTCCAATACCAACATGTCCTGCTGGCCGCGCAGCAACCTCTTCTTCGTTTACAACAGTGTCGACAACGGCTTGATGAATCCCTTCTGCGGCAACCGCCCGCGTCCTGAGTTCCTGGCCAACCGCACGGACTGGAACCCGCTCGAACCGGTAGGTTAA
- a CDS encoding flavodoxin family protein, translating into MKQLLIVAHAPSPNTWRLREAAESGARHPDIDAVEVVVKPPLDAGPEDVLACDAILLGTTENLGYMSGALKDFFDRSYYAVLEEKQGLPCALYVRAGHDGTGTRRAVESIISGLRWRWAQEPLVLRGEWQDGFVDHVEELGLYLAVGLEAGVL; encoded by the coding sequence ATGAAACAACTGCTGATCGTGGCGCATGCCCCCTCGCCCAATACCTGGCGCCTGCGCGAGGCCGCCGAAAGCGGCGCACGCCATCCCGATATCGATGCCGTCGAGGTGGTGGTCAAGCCACCACTCGATGCCGGGCCGGAGGACGTGCTGGCGTGTGACGCCATTCTGCTGGGCACCACCGAAAACCTGGGCTACATGAGCGGGGCCCTGAAGGATTTCTTCGACCGCAGCTACTACGCCGTCCTGGAAGAGAAACAGGGCCTGCCCTGCGCACTCTACGTACGAGCGGGGCACGATGGCACCGGAACGCGCCGGGCGGTAGAAAGTATCATCTCAGGGCTGCGCTGGCGCTGGGCGCAAGAGCCGCTAGTGCTGCGCGGGGAGTGGCAGGATGGTTTCGTAGATCATGTGGAGGAGCTGGGCCTCTACCTGGCGGTAGGGCTCGAAGCGGGTGTGCTGTAA
- a CDS encoding class I SAM-dependent methyltransferase, whose translation MTNTPHNAPGQHWNAAAYAHNADFVAELGNTVARLLDPRPGERILDLGCGDGALTEVLAKSGATIVGVDAAIDMVEAARARGLDARVQDAHNLPFEHEFDAVFSNAALHWMLNHEAVVASIYRSLKPGGRFVAEFGGHGNVAAICTAILAALQARGISGKARFPWFFPTPQEYRDCLETAGFTIETIELIPRPTRLPTGMAGWLATFANPFLHGLDEEVREAVLNDALALLAPSLCDSHGNWTADYVRLRLKAHR comes from the coding sequence ATGACCAACACCCCTCATAATGCCCCGGGCCAGCACTGGAATGCCGCCGCCTATGCCCATAACGCCGATTTCGTTGCCGAGCTGGGCAATACGGTGGCCAGGCTGCTCGACCCTCGCCCCGGCGAGCGCATTCTCGACTTGGGTTGCGGCGACGGTGCACTGACCGAGGTGCTGGCAAAGTCCGGCGCCACCATCGTCGGTGTGGATGCAGCCATCGACATGGTCGAAGCCGCCCGAGCACGGGGGCTGGACGCCCGTGTCCAGGACGCTCACAACCTTCCCTTCGAGCATGAATTCGATGCCGTGTTCAGCAATGCCGCCCTGCACTGGATGCTCAACCATGAAGCCGTAGTAGCCAGCATTTACCGCTCGCTGAAGCCGGGTGGGCGTTTCGTCGCCGAATTCGGCGGTCACGGCAATGTTGCGGCAATCTGCACTGCCATATTGGCCGCTCTCCAGGCGCGAGGCATCAGCGGCAAGGCCCGTTTCCCGTGGTTCTTTCCTACTCCCCAGGAGTATCGGGATTGTCTGGAAACAGCCGGGTTCACGATCGAAACCATCGAATTGATTCCGCGTCCGACCCGCTTGCCTACGGGAATGGCTGGCTGGCTCGCCACCTTTGCCAACCCCTTCCTGCATGGGCTGGATGAAGAAGTGCGCGAGGCGGTGCTGAATGACGCCTTGGCTTTGCTGGCACCTAGCCTGTGCGACAGCCATGGCAACTGGACGGCCGATTACGTCCGTTTGCGTTTAAAGGCGCATCGCTGA
- the fadB gene encoding fatty acid oxidation complex subunit alpha FadB produces the protein MIYQGNAITVARGTKNGGDDIAMLTFDLKGESINKLSSAVVAELDEAVRAIRDESGLQGLVIGSAKDVFIVGADITEFHGLFEKGEEYLVEMNLKVHDIFNAIEDLPFPTVTAINGLALGGGCEVTLTTDFRVMGEKAKIGLPETKLGILPGWGGCVRLPRMIGADNAVEWIAGGTENRADAALKVGAVDAVVSNEQLETAALDILARANAGELDYQARRAEKTGPLKLNAIEQMMAFETAKGYVAGKAGPHYPAPIEAIKVIQKGAGEERARAQAIEAKAFAKLALTDVCYNLVGLFLNDQVVKKKAGKYEKQAKAVKQTAVLGAGIMGGGIAYQSASKGTPILMKDIKEEAIELGLKESRKLFSKQVERGKLTTEQMAEKLTYIRPTLSYGDFGHVDLVVEAVVENPKVKDAVLSEVEGQVAEDTILTSNTSTISITRLAQNLKRPENFCGMHFFNPVHRMPLVEVIRGEKTGDAAVAATVAYARAMGKTPIVVNDCPGFLVNRVLFPYFGGFSLLVEQGADFQRIDKVMEKFGWPMGPAYLLDVVGMDTAVHANEVMAEGFPDRMARDGKTAIQVMYENERLGQKNDKGFYAYEEDRKGKPKKVSDEQAYALVKQIAKEEKEFSEEDIVARMMVPLCLETVRCLEDGIVETPAEADMALIYGIGFPPFRGGALRYIDAMGVAEFVKLAEGLAEELGPLYAPTEKLRQMADSGERFYSTQAQG, from the coding sequence ATGATCTATCAAGGCAACGCCATCACGGTGGCACGCGGTACCAAGAACGGGGGCGATGACATCGCCATGCTCACCTTCGATCTGAAGGGCGAGTCCATCAATAAGCTGTCCAGTGCCGTGGTCGCCGAACTGGACGAGGCCGTGCGGGCCATTCGCGACGAGAGTGGCCTCCAGGGGTTGGTGATCGGCAGCGCCAAGGATGTCTTCATCGTCGGTGCCGACATCACCGAGTTTCACGGTCTGTTCGAGAAGGGCGAAGAATACCTGGTCGAGATGAACCTGAAGGTGCATGACATCTTCAATGCCATCGAGGATCTGCCGTTCCCCACGGTAACCGCGATCAACGGCTTGGCGCTGGGTGGTGGCTGCGAGGTCACGCTGACCACCGATTTTCGAGTGATGGGGGAGAAGGCCAAGATCGGCCTGCCAGAGACCAAGCTCGGCATTCTGCCCGGCTGGGGTGGCTGCGTACGCCTGCCGCGAATGATCGGTGCCGATAATGCCGTGGAGTGGATCGCCGGCGGTACCGAGAACCGCGCTGATGCGGCTCTCAAGGTGGGCGCCGTTGACGCCGTGGTATCGAACGAGCAGCTCGAGACGGCGGCGCTGGATATCCTGGCGCGTGCCAATGCCGGCGAGCTCGACTACCAGGCGCGCCGCGCCGAGAAGACCGGGCCGCTCAAGCTCAACGCCATCGAGCAGATGATGGCCTTCGAGACGGCCAAGGGCTATGTGGCCGGCAAGGCGGGCCCGCACTACCCAGCGCCGATCGAGGCGATCAAGGTGATTCAGAAGGGGGCAGGCGAAGAGCGTGCCCGCGCCCAGGCCATCGAGGCCAAGGCCTTCGCCAAGCTGGCGTTGACCGATGTCTGCTACAACCTTGTCGGGCTGTTCCTCAACGACCAGGTGGTCAAGAAGAAAGCCGGCAAATATGAGAAGCAGGCCAAGGCGGTGAAGCAGACCGCGGTGCTGGGAGCCGGCATCATGGGGGGCGGCATCGCTTATCAGAGCGCCTCCAAGGGCACTCCTATCCTGATGAAGGATATCAAGGAGGAGGCCATCGAGCTGGGCCTGAAGGAGTCGCGCAAGCTCTTTTCCAAGCAGGTGGAGCGCGGCAAGCTCACCACCGAGCAGATGGCCGAGAAACTGACCTATATCCGTCCGACGCTCTCCTACGGCGACTTCGGTCACGTCGACCTCGTCGTCGAGGCGGTGGTCGAGAACCCCAAGGTCAAGGACGCGGTACTCAGCGAAGTGGAAGGCCAGGTGGCCGAGGACACCATCCTCACCTCCAACACCTCGACCATTTCGATTACCCGCCTGGCACAGAACCTCAAGCGCCCCGAGAATTTTTGCGGCATGCACTTCTTCAATCCGGTGCACCGCATGCCGCTGGTCGAGGTCATTCGCGGCGAGAAGACCGGCGACGCTGCCGTGGCGGCCACCGTGGCCTATGCTCGCGCCATGGGCAAGACGCCCATCGTGGTCAACGACTGCCCCGGGTTCCTGGTCAACCGCGTGTTGTTCCCCTATTTCGGCGGTTTCAGCCTGCTGGTCGAGCAGGGCGCCGACTTCCAGCGTATCGACAAGGTGATGGAGAAGTTCGGTTGGCCCATGGGCCCCGCCTATCTGCTCGATGTGGTGGGCATGGACACCGCGGTGCACGCCAACGAGGTGATGGCCGAGGGCTTCCCCGATCGTATGGCCCGCGATGGTAAGACCGCCATCCAGGTCATGTACGAGAACGAGCGCTTGGGGCAAAAGAACGACAAGGGCTTTTATGCCTACGAGGAAGACCGCAAAGGCAAGCCGAAGAAGGTCAGCGATGAGCAGGCTTATGCACTGGTCAAGCAGATCGCCAAGGAGGAGAAGGAGTTCTCTGAGGAAGATATTGTCGCCCGGATGATGGTACCGCTGTGCCTGGAGACCGTGCGCTGCCTGGAAGACGGCATCGTCGAGACCCCGGCTGAAGCCGACATGGCGCTGATCTACGGTATCGGTTTCCCGCCATTTCGCGGTGGCGCGCTGCGCTACATCGATGCCATGGGGGTGGCCGAGTTCGTCAAGCTGGCCGAGGGCTTGGCCGAAGAGCTGGGGCCGCTCTACGCCCCGACCGAAAAGCTGCGTCAGATGGCCGATTCCGGCGAGCGTTTCTATTCCACCCAGGCCCAGGGCTGA
- a CDS encoding 2-dehydropantoate 2-reductase — MKFAIMGSGGVGGYFGARLAEAGEDVTFIARGEHLAAMQRQGLCVSSIKGDVTLAQVKATDDPASIGEVDCVIVAVKAWQVREAAESIRPIVGSDTLVLPLENGVEAADILAEVLGAAPVLDGLCGILAWREAPGQIRHAGVDPFIRFGERDNHSSIRTARLKAIFDKAHGVSAEIPDDMRVAQWSKFLFICAMSGIGSISRAPIGVTRQLPETRALILAMLEEIEQVARGHGVAFPLYAVTRAMQFIDAMPAGSTSSMQRNIMAGEPSELESQNGAVVRLGQAVGVATPVHSLIYAALLPQELAARGEMPAAE, encoded by the coding sequence ATGAAGTTCGCCATCATGGGGAGCGGCGGTGTCGGCGGCTACTTCGGTGCACGCCTGGCCGAGGCGGGTGAAGATGTCACTTTCATTGCCCGCGGCGAGCACCTGGCCGCCATGCAGCGCCAAGGGCTGTGCGTGAGCAGCATCAAGGGGGATGTCACGCTGGCCCAGGTCAAGGCCACGGACGATCCCGCCAGCATCGGGGAAGTGGATTGCGTTATCGTGGCAGTCAAGGCATGGCAAGTACGCGAGGCTGCCGAATCGATCCGCCCCATAGTTGGATCCGATACTTTGGTGCTGCCTTTGGAGAATGGCGTCGAGGCCGCCGATATCCTGGCCGAAGTGCTGGGTGCCGCTCCAGTACTCGATGGCCTTTGCGGCATCCTGGCCTGGCGAGAAGCACCGGGCCAGATACGCCATGCCGGCGTGGATCCGTTCATTCGCTTCGGCGAGCGTGACAACCATAGCAGCATACGTACGGCACGGCTCAAGGCCATCTTCGACAAGGCGCATGGCGTCAGCGCCGAGATCCCTGACGACATGCGCGTCGCCCAGTGGAGCAAGTTCCTGTTCATCTGCGCCATGAGCGGCATTGGCAGCATCAGCCGGGCTCCCATAGGCGTTACCCGCCAGCTACCCGAGACTCGAGCCCTGATCCTGGCCATGCTCGAGGAGATCGAGCAGGTTGCCCGCGGCCATGGCGTCGCCTTTCCTCTCTACGCCGTCACCCGCGCCATGCAGTTCATCGATGCCATGCCGGCCGGGAGCACCTCCTCCATGCAACGCAACATCATGGCCGGTGAGCCCTCCGAGCTGGAGTCGCAGAATGGCGCCGTGGTGCGCCTGGGCCAAGCGGTTGGTGTAGCGACACCGGTTCACTCCCTGATCTATGCCGCCCTGCTACCCCAGGAATTGGCAGCCCGCGGAGAGATGCCGGCTGCCGAATGA
- a CDS encoding preprotein translocase subunit YajC, with amino-acid sequence MVWLVILAALLLVISPVMWLKPSPRQRRIVPLRNAAAKAGVKVVLEKPPLHGIETAMPGYRWSYPAVSPGPRFLLVRDSEASDVLKPCVAGWRWRIEPLRPLPPAAREPLEALLTRLPQDALVIESSEFAITLWWWESQTAERFLTYLDDFHLLRNAMAGRADQRRAKSDFGEGAPRG; translated from the coding sequence ATGGTCTGGCTAGTCATTCTTGCGGCACTGCTGTTGGTCATTTCACCGGTAATGTGGCTCAAGCCCAGCCCCCGACAACGCCGTATCGTCCCTCTGCGCAATGCGGCGGCCAAGGCGGGGGTCAAGGTCGTACTGGAAAAGCCGCCGCTGCACGGTATCGAGACCGCCATGCCGGGCTATCGGTGGAGCTACCCGGCCGTCTCCCCCGGGCCACGCTTTCTGCTGGTGCGTGACAGTGAGGCCAGCGACGTACTCAAGCCTTGCGTAGCCGGCTGGCGTTGGCGTATCGAGCCGCTCCGGCCTCTGCCTCCAGCGGCACGCGAGCCGCTCGAGGCGTTGCTGACACGCCTGCCCCAGGATGCGCTGGTCATCGAGTCCAGCGAATTTGCCATCACTCTGTGGTGGTGGGAGTCGCAGACGGCGGAGCGCTTTCTCACCTACCTCGATGATTTCCACCTGCTGCGCAATGCCATGGCCGGGCGTGCCGACCAGCGCAGGGCCAAGTCGGATTTCGGTGAAGGAGCACCACGCGGCTGA
- a CDS encoding thymidine phosphorylase family protein: MNSTPPHSEASNQPSDEMGIPLALCRVAIDTYRENVAYLHRECDLYRAEGFQALSKIEVQANGRRILATLNVVDDIAIVGHTQLGLSEDAFTSLGVEEGHAVSVSQAEPPASIPALRRKIAGDRLSRQDLREIVRDIAELRYSKIELTAFVVACELGELDREEIFYLSDAMGRVGRRLDWHEQPVVDKHCIGGIPGNRTSMLVVPIVAAHGLLCPKTSSRAITSPSGTADTMEVLAKVEVPFAELGELVRTHRGCVAWGGTSELSPADDVLIAVERPLSIDSPGQMVASILSKKMAAGSTHLLLDIPIGPHAKVRSMPEARRLRKLFEYVAGRMGLVLEVVITDGSQPIGRGIGPVLEARDVMRVLTNHPAAPMDLRQKSLRLAGRMLEFDPDIRGGDGFAIARDILDSGRALEKMQAIIRAQGEKPFDLDNPELAPHRFEVLAPRTGVVTAIDNLRLARIARLAGAPKAKGAGVDLFAQIGDYVEQGQPLYRVHAAFRSEHGFALQCSERESGYSIGQQDKLKRLNVEF; the protein is encoded by the coding sequence ATGAACAGTACTCCACCGCACTCCGAGGCCAGCAACCAACCCAGCGACGAGATGGGGATACCTCTCGCCCTGTGTCGGGTGGCCATCGATACGTACCGGGAGAACGTCGCCTACCTGCACCGTGAGTGCGATCTGTATCGTGCCGAGGGCTTCCAGGCACTGTCCAAAATTGAGGTTCAGGCCAATGGCCGGCGCATCCTGGCGACCCTTAACGTGGTGGACGACATCGCTATCGTCGGTCACACCCAGCTCGGTCTTTCCGAGGATGCCTTCACTTCGCTCGGCGTAGAGGAGGGCCATGCGGTCAGCGTATCCCAGGCGGAGCCGCCAGCGTCGATCCCGGCCCTGCGTCGCAAGATTGCCGGCGACCGCCTTTCACGCCAGGACCTGCGTGAAATCGTGCGGGACATTGCCGAGCTGCGTTATTCGAAGATCGAGTTGACGGCCTTCGTGGTGGCTTGCGAGCTGGGTGAGCTCGACCGCGAGGAGATTTTCTATCTCAGTGATGCCATGGGCCGGGTGGGGCGACGACTCGATTGGCACGAGCAACCGGTGGTCGACAAGCACTGCATTGGAGGGATTCCAGGGAACCGCACCTCCATGCTGGTAGTGCCCATCGTGGCGGCTCACGGTCTGCTGTGTCCTAAGACCTCGTCGCGTGCCATTACTTCGCCCTCGGGCACAGCCGATACCATGGAAGTGCTGGCCAAGGTCGAGGTGCCCTTCGCCGAGCTGGGGGAGTTGGTTCGTACTCATCGTGGCTGCGTGGCGTGGGGCGGCACCAGCGAGCTTTCGCCGGCCGATGACGTGCTGATTGCGGTGGAGCGCCCGCTCTCCATCGACTCGCCGGGGCAGATGGTAGCCTCCATCCTGTCCAAGAAGATGGCGGCCGGCTCGACCCACCTGTTGCTTGACATTCCCATCGGGCCCCATGCCAAGGTGAGGTCCATGCCTGAGGCGCGACGGTTGCGAAAGCTGTTCGAATACGTGGCCGGCCGCATGGGCCTGGTGCTGGAAGTAGTGATCACCGATGGAAGCCAGCCGATCGGTCGCGGCATTGGCCCGGTGCTGGAGGCTCGTGATGTGATGCGAGTGCTCACCAACCACCCAGCTGCGCCTATGGACTTACGTCAGAAATCGCTGCGTCTGGCGGGGCGCATGTTGGAGTTCGATCCCGATATCCGTGGTGGGGACGGCTTCGCCATTGCCCGCGACATCCTCGATTCCGGCCGTGCCCTGGAAAAGATGCAGGCGATCATTCGAGCCCAGGGCGAGAAGCCTTTCGATCTCGACAATCCCGAGTTGGCACCGCATCGGTTTGAGGTTTTGGCACCCCGGACGGGTGTCGTTACCGCCATCGACAACCTGCGGCTGGCGCGGATCGCACGACTGGCTGGGGCACCCAAGGCCAAGGGAGCCGGCGTTGACCTGTTCGCTCAGATCGGCGATTACGTCGAGCAGGGCCAGCCGCTCTACCGGGTGCATGCCGCCTTTCGCAGCGAGCACGGCTTCGCCCTTCAGTGCAGCGAGAGGGAAAGTGGCTACAGTATCGGTCAGCAAGACAAACTCAAGCGCCTGAACGTGGAGTTCTGA
- a CDS encoding CCGSCS motif protein — MGLKNLFKKDKTEDRQAVQAFVPEALTSVAEDASPGEPASADAAKKKKHGEPGVCCGSCSN, encoded by the coding sequence ATGGGGCTCAAGAATCTGTTCAAGAAAGACAAGACGGAAGACAGGCAAGCCGTTCAGGCTTTTGTGCCTGAGGCGCTGACCTCTGTGGCTGAGGACGCCAGTCCGGGCGAGCCTGCCAGCGCCGACGCTGCAAAGAAGAAAAAACACGGGGAGCCAGGAGTCTGCTGTGGGTCGTGCAGCAACTGA
- the slyA gene encoding transcriptional regulator SlyA, protein MHQNIGFRLSRLPRLWRAIIDRRLAPLGLTQTRWITLYHLWRLGDGQPQCDLARAIGVEAPSLVRTLDQLSDQGLIERCPCDQDRRTKRVFLTTAATPLLEQIDEVVTQARREMLAGLSEEDVQHLDALLEHIENNGLTIQAKESEG, encoded by the coding sequence ATGCACCAGAACATTGGCTTCCGACTGTCCCGCCTACCCCGCCTATGGCGTGCCATCATCGATCGACGCCTCGCCCCGCTGGGCTTGACGCAGACACGCTGGATCACGCTTTATCATCTCTGGCGGCTCGGCGACGGACAGCCACAGTGCGACCTGGCTCGAGCGATTGGCGTAGAGGCGCCCTCCTTGGTTCGCACCCTTGACCAACTCTCCGACCAAGGACTCATCGAACGCTGCCCCTGCGATCAGGATCGACGCACCAAGCGCGTCTTCCTGACGACGGCAGCGACCCCGCTGCTTGAGCAGATCGATGAGGTGGTCACCCAGGCCAGGCGTGAAATGCTGGCCGGTTTGAGTGAAGAAGATGTACAGCACCTCGATGCCCTGCTGGAACACATCGAGAACAATGGCCTGACGATCCAGGCCAAGGAGAGTGAAGGCTGA